The window TTCTTCGTCCCTTCAGATTCGTTTTGCTCAAGATCGAACTGCTCCATAGCAGTCGGCTTGCCCTGTGCATCGTACTTCCAATGGAGAGTCTTGACTGCGAATACGTCTGCATCGACTTGATCAACAAATCGCTCAGTCGCTGAACGGCTCTCTTTCCGCTCGTAGAATCCGGGTTCTTCTGGCAAGGACGGTAGAGTAACTTTTGAAGCTGCTACTTCAACATCAATGATGCCAAGGTCGAGGCCCTTGATGAAGCTCACCACCTGGTGGCGTGTTGACCGTTGAAGTATCCCAACCAAGGTCTCTGCCCAATCATCACCATCATCCAGACCAAAAGTAACACCTATGCCGTAAAACCAGCGCAGAATAGAGTTCGCAATTGCCCCATTGAACTGTGCGGCAACGGAGAGAAACAATGCATTTGGTCGTGTTCGCTCTTCAAGTCCTCGGCCTTCTCGAAACCCTGGTCCAAGCCGAATAGCTGCCCCTTTCCGCTCGAATAGGCGTGCTTCCCTAACCTTGGGCACATGAAACAGCCACTCCGAAACGACATGCCGTGAATCGACCTCAAAGCCATATCGATACTGCTTCCCTTCCGCTCGAAAGACCATCTCGAAGAATGAAGGTTTCTTCTCAGTTTCGGTGCTGAGTCGGAACCGTTCTACAATGATCGGATCTTGCGCCTGCGTATCGCGCGAAGATGACAGTACAAATCGGCGCATGAAGCGAATTGCGGCGACAAGATTACTCTTGCCGCTCGCGTTCGCGCCGTAGATCGCCGCGCTCGTTAGCAACGAGAGATCTTTGTCAACCTCGAAAACGTTGTTGGCATCGATTTCCTTATCCTTCGAGCCGATCTTCGCCGC of the Candidatus Hydrogenedentota bacterium genome contains:
- a CDS encoding ATP-binding protein, whose protein sequence is MLIQFSVGNYRSFKEPVTLSMVAAKIGSKDKEIDANNVFEVDKDLSLLTSAAIYGANASGKSNLVAAIRFMRRFVLSSSRDTQAQDPIIVERFRLSTETEKKPSFFEMVFRAEGKQYRYGFEVDSRHVVSEWLFHVPKVREARLFERKGAAIRLGPGFREGRGLEERTRPNALFLSVAAQFNGAIANSILRWFYGIGVTFGLDDGDDWAETLVGILQRSTRHQVVSFIKGLDLGIIDVEVAASKVTLPSLPEEPGFYERKESRSATERFVDQVDADVFAVKTLHWKYDAQGKPTAMEQFDLEQNESEGTKKLFALSLPVILALREGRLMIVDELDARLHPLIICEIIKLFNSRITNPHHAQLIFTTHDTNLLSSGLFRRDQIWFTEKSVQGATTLYSLVEYRLDNNAKVRNDASYERNYIEGRYGAIPFIGDLRQLIVGNGDVKQSRENRESTRV